The Hemibagrus wyckioides isolate EC202008001 linkage group LG25, SWU_Hwy_1.0, whole genome shotgun sequence genome has a segment encoding these proteins:
- the srd5a3 gene encoding polyprenol reductase, with protein MMLARLQTVDIVWLLLAFCFLIAFSVCKLSLRLPGDFELLFQALIRYGKTKAETQQPRTFTLLYVPKRWFWHFYAVSVLWNGLLLVFSLCTVLHVKRLPDFLTDLLTFLTGKPNTSWSEVKLTVLVLQALLWIHSLRRLLECFWVSIFSDGHINVVQYAFGLSYYILLGLTVLSVNTSLPTEGASVLTFSQLIWHVAGVLLFFWASLLQHRSLSLLASLRTSSSGQVQTLAHRIPRGGWFELVSCPHYLAELLIYTALSVCCGCVSVTWWLVVLYVLWNQVLAAHLCHEYYRSTFKAYPSERKAIVPYLL; from the exons ATGATGCTAGCTCGTCTTCAGACAGTAGATATTGTGTGGCTCTTGTTAGCATTCTGCTTTCTGATCGCTTTCAGTGTTTGTAAACTCTCCCTCAGGTTACCAGGTGACTTCGAGCTTCTTTTCCAGGCTCTTATACGATACGGAAAAACTAAAGCCGAGACCCAGCAACCCAGAacctttactttactttatgtTCCGAAAAG ATGGTTCTGGCACTTCTACGCGGTTTCTGTCCTCTGGAATGGACTTCTCCTGGTCTTCTCCCTCTGCACTGTGCTCCACGTGAAGCGGCTTCCTGACTTCCTGACCGATCTCCTTACTTTCCTGACCGGAAAACCAAACACTTCTTGGAGCG AAGTAAAGCTGACAGTCTTGGTGTTACAAGCTCTCCTGTGGATCCATTCCCTCAGGCGCTTGCTGGAGTGCTTCTGGGTCAGCATCTTCTCTGATGGACACATCAATGTTGTTCAGTATGCGTTCGGACTGAGTTATTACATCCTGCTAGGGTTGACTGTGCTGTCTGTAAACACCTCACTGCCTACAGAAG GGGCATCTGTTCTGACCTTCTCACAGCTCATATGGCACGTAGCAGGAGTCCTGCTGTTCTTCTGGGCTTCACTGCTGCAGCACCGCTCGCTCTCACTGCTGGCCAGCCTGCGCACTAGCAGCTCGG GTCAGGTGCAGACTCTGGCCCACAGGATACCACGTGGAGGCTGGTTCGAGCTGGTGTCCTGTCCTCACTACCTGGCAGAGCTGCTGATCTACACGGCCCTGAGCGTGTGCTGCGGCTGCGTCTCGGTCACCTGGTGGCTCGTGGTGCTCTATGTTCTGTGGAACCAGGTTCTGGCAGCTCATCTCTGTCATGAGTATTACAGAAGCACGTTTAAAGCATATCCCTCTGAGCGCAAAGCCATCGTCCCGTACTTGCTCTAA
- the grcc10 gene encoding protein C10: protein MASAPAQQPTLTIEQARVVLSEVIQAFSVPENASRMEEARESACNDMGKMLQLVLPVATQIQQEVIKAYGFNNEGEGVLKFARLVKMYESQDPEIAAMSLKLKSLLLPPLSTPPIGGGIPAS from the exons ATGGCATCAGCTCCAGCTCAGCAGCCCACACTGACAATAGAACAAGCTCGAG tggtgctGAGTGAGGTGATCCAGGCTTTCTCTGTGCCTGAGAATGCCTCTCGGATGGAGGAGGCGAGGGAAAGTGCCTGTAATGACATGGGGAAGATGCTCCAGCTGGTCCTGCCTGTGGCTACACAAATCCAGCAGGAAGTGATCAAGGCTTACGGCTTCAATAACGAAGGAGAAG GTGTCCTGAAGTTCGCCAGACTGGTGAAGATGTACGAGTCTCAGGACCCAGAGATCGCCGCCATGTCACTCAAGCTGAAGTCTCTTCTCCTGCCTCCTCTCTCAACTCCGCCCATCGGGGGAGGAATTCCAGCATCGTAA